In Humulus lupulus chromosome 6, drHumLupu1.1, whole genome shotgun sequence, a single genomic region encodes these proteins:
- the LOC133784711 gene encoding uncharacterized protein LOC133784711: MLDIQVELNKNPRNTILMEQEQRARDKYTYYQRAHNSFLAQKAKIDWVQNGDENTAIFHAFLKARRVHNRINCIRNERGIWMDKPGDIQQAFLSYYQKLLGTSMRNRRKVFHSIVAAGRKAPGPDGYGSSFYQDNWDLVGQEVGAAVTNFLNTGLLLKEINATTITLIPKVKCPNSVQDFRPISCCNVIYKAATKIICSRLRQILPDIIAENQGGFVHGRYIAYNIMVCQDIVRHYGRKNCKPSCMIKIYLRKAYDTIEWGFIEEMLIVFHFPQKFIDLIMSLKLFSMTSGLLPNNEKSAVYCSGMQEVEVARVLEMSGFNRAHLPFRYLGIPVCSKKNSAAECNGILEKMVARIRVWSTRHLSYMGRVTLINSVLITLHSYWAQIMVLPKRLLKGVEAICRAFLWKGLADSTSPGLVAWHQVCLPKTASGLGFRKVFDWNLAAMETGGSTRCLLIAAGTRSGMRYSIKAGHELLFEHPVAVKWSKVVWDRLSIPKHRFVLWLVMMQRLRTREQLHKFQPLIDQSCLLRGGDIESIGHLFFHCQYSSSCLQKIKQSLGWNSVSLNLEQLFCWTHKAKRLSVVRKSILYSVLTALVYHIWRVRNDAFWNNKVWHVDNTVQRVVREIQFRLSLVMPKKAKAIDREWVTKFSMS, from the exons ATGTTAGATATTCAAGTAGAATTGAATAAGAACCCACGAAATACCATTTTAATGGAACAAGAACAAAGGGCCAGAGATAAATACACTTATTACCAAAGAGCCCATAACTCTTTTTTAGCTCAAAAGGCTAAAATTGATTGGGTTCAAAATGGTGATGAGAATACGGCCATTTTCCATGCTTTTTTGAAAGCTCGGAGAGTCCATAATAGAATTAACTGCATTCGGAATGAGAGGGGTATTTGGATGGATAAACCAGGGGATATTCAACAAGCATTTCTGAGCTATTACCAGAAATTGTTAGGGACTTCAATGAGGAACAGAAGGAAGGTTTTTCATTCTATAGTGGCTGCTG GGAGGAAGGCACCTGGGCCGGATGGGTATGGGAGCTCTTTTTATCAGGACAACTGGGATCTGGTGGGTCAAGAGGTAGGTGCTGCTGTGACTAACTTTCTAAACACTGGTTTGCTTCTTAAAGAGATAAATGCAACAACCATTACACTCATTCCTAAAGTCAAGTGCCCGAATAGTGTCCAGGATTTTAGGCCTATCTCTTGTTGTAACGTGATATATAAGGCAGCCACAAAGATTATTTGCTCTCGCTTAAGGCAAATTCTTCCTGATATAATAGCTGAAAACCAAGGTGGGTTTGTTCATGGGAGATATATAGCCTATAATATTATGGTTTGTCAGGATATTGTTAGGCATTATGGAAGAAAGAATTGCAAACCAAGTTgtatgattaaaatttatttgagGAAAGCTTATGACACTATTGAATGGGGTTTTATTGAAGAAATGCTGATTGTTTTCCATTTTCCCCAAAAGTTCATTGATCTCATTATG AGTCTTAAACTCTTCTCAATGACTTCTGGTTTACTGCCTAATAATGAAAAGTCAGCTGTGTATTGTAGTGGCATGCAGGAGGTAGAGGTGGCCCGAGTGCTTGAGATGTCTGGTTTTAATAGAGCTCATCTCCCTTTCAGATATCTTGGCATTCCTGTTTGTTCCAAAAAAAATTCAGCAGCTGAGTGTAATGGTATCCTTGAGAAAATGGTTGCTAGAATCAGAGTGTGGAGTACGAGACACTTGTCTTACATGGGAAGAGTCACTCTAATCAATTCTGTTTTGATTACTTTGCACTCTTATTGGGCCCAAATAATGGTTCTTCCTAAAAGGTTATTAAAGGGTGTTGAAGCTATCTGCAGGGCGTTTCTCTGGAAAGGTTTGGCTGATAGTACTAGTCCGGGGTTAGTAGCTTGGCATCAAGTTTGTTTGCCTAAGACAGCTAGTGGTTTAGGCTTTAGGAAGGTTTTTGATTGGAATTTGGCTGCAATGG AAACTGGTGGGAGTACCAGGTGCCTTTTGATTGCAGCTGGTACTAGAAGCG GGATGAGATATAGTATTAAAGCTGGTCATGAACTGCTGTTTGAGCATCCTGTTGCAGTTAAATGGAGCAAAGTTGTTTGGGATAGGCTGAGCATTCCGAAGCATAGATTTGTGCTTTGGCTGGTCATGATGCAGAGGCTTCGTACTAGAGAGCAATTGCACAAGTTTCAGCCATTAATAGACCAATCTTGTCTGCTTCGTGGAGGTGATATTGAGAGTATTGGTCATCTCTTTTTTCATTGTCAATATAGCAGTTCCTGTTTGCAGAAGATCAAGCAAAGTTTGGGTTGGAATTCAGTTTCCTTAAATCTGGAGCAACTTTTCTGTTGGACTCACAAAGCTAAGAGATTGAGTGTTGTTCGGAAGAGCATCCTTTACTCTGTTCTTACAGCCCTCGTGTATCATATATGGAGAGTGAGAAATGATGCTTTTTGGAACAATAAAGTTTGGCATGTAGATAATACTGTACAAAGAGTTGTTAGAGAGATTCAGTTTAGACTTTCTCTTGTAATGCCTAAAAAGGCTAAAGCTATAGATAGGGAATGGGTCACTAAGTTCAGTATGAGCTAG